GTTCTGGTGGTCGGAGATGACCGCGTCCTCGATGCGGACCTTCGTCTTCCAGCCGTCCGAGGCGAAGACCTGGTCGTAGTCCGCTCTGTCCTCGGACGTCAGATACGGCGCGACCCACTCGTCGTACTGGTACCGCTGGGATCCGACGGAGTTGACGAATTCGGCGAACCCGGAGGAGCTCAGGCGCCTGGACGGCCCGGCCACGGCGAGGATGGTGGTCTCGCGCGCCACCATCTCGGACACCGTGAACATCGTGACGACCACGCCGCTCTCCTGGATGAGCTCGGCGTCTTCCGCATGGCTGAACTCGTTCTGGTACACCCGGATGATGCGGTCGACGAGGTCGGAATAGTAGCCGATCGTCCGCTCCGCGCCTCCTCTGCGGGAGTCCGCCCGCTCGCGGAACGCGGCCAGATCCGCGAGGCTGCGCTTCAGCTCCGCGACGTAAGGTTCGTCCTCGCGCCCGGTCGCCGCCAGAGCTCCGTCCGCCGACCGGCGGAACTCGTCCGCGGCCCGGTCCGTGGCCGCGCGCCGCTCGCGTAGCTCGTTCTCGGCCACGGAGCCGCCCGCCCACCGTGTGGCGGTCATCGTCCGCTCAACCTGCACTTTGACCATCAGCCTGGTCAGGGGCACGTCGATCCGCTCACCAACTGCCACATCAGCACGCAGGTTCTCCGACTGGTGCACCAGCCGCTGTGCGGTCATGATCACTTGGGCACTCATCGCCAGAATAGGGACGATTGCCAGCCAAATGAGCAGCGTACGCAGGCGCAAGGTACGCCGCCGACGAGTCGTCGACTGCCCTCGTGTGCCTTCGGGTTCTATGGGAGACATCAGTCCTCGGGGAGCGGGGAAACAGTGGGGACGGCCCAATAGTCGAGACCAGACGCAGTCCTAGGTTCAGGACTGGGGGAAGCCCGGTTCGGCTTTGGTGCGATGTGGGGGTGCCGATCATAACCAGCCGCACCGGAGAAACGGAGAGATGACTTCCGTTGATCATATGTGGTAGTGGCGACGGAGACGTTGCGCACCGGACGTTGGCGTTCACCTGACGCCTGGGCCCAGGCGTGCTCGTGCAGACAGGGCAACCCGCTCCTAGAGGAGCTAACAGAAAGCTTCTGTGTGGTCATGCCTCGGTCTGTGGAGGCTCGTTGGGTAGGTCATGGGGAAGGGGAAGCGTCCGCCGTGGGTGGTAACGGATGACTTGTGGAGGCAGTTCGAGCCTCTGTTGCCGGTGCGTGAGCGCAGGTCCCGCAACGCTGGGCGTTTGCCGTTGGACGATCGGCGGTGTCTGCAGGGGATTCTGTTCGTGCTGCATACCGGAATCCAGTGGGAGTGGCTGCCGCAGGAGCTCGGCTTCGGCTCAGGGATGACGTGCTGGCGCCGGCTGCGGGACTGGAACGAGGCCGGGGTGTGGGACCGGCTCCACCAGGTGTTGCTGACCGAGCTGCATCAGGCGGGGAAGCTGGACTGGTCGCGGGCGGTGATCGACGGCTCGCACCGGCAGGCACGTCGGGGCGGCCCAAAACCGGCCCGAGCCCGGTCGACCGTGCCAGACCGAGCTCGAAGCACCATGTGATCACTGCTGCCCATGGGCCCCGCTGGCCATCAGGCTCACCGGGGGCGACCGGCACGATGTCACCCAGCTGCTGCCCCTGCTCGACGCGATACCCCACATCAAGGGACGCATCGGCAGGCCGCGTCACCGGCCGCGGCAGCTGTTCGCCGACCGAGGCTACGACTTCGACAAGTACCGCCGCCTGCTGTGGAAACGCGGGAGCAAGCCGGTCATCGCACGACGCGGCATGCCGCATGGTTCCGGATTCGGCACCGTCCGCTGGGTCGTGGAGCGCACGAATGCCTGGATCCATGGCTTCCGTCGACTGCGGATCCGTTGGGAGATCCGCGACGACGTCCACGAAGCCTTCCTCAAACTGGCCTGCTGCGTGATCACATACCGACGCGTCCAAGCATTCTGTTAGCTCCTCTTAATGGCCGTGCTGGAGGAATCCGTGCGCGGCGCCCGGCGCGCCCGCGACGGGCGCCACGTCTAACGGGTCTGACCGCACTTCCGAGGTAGACGCGGCGCGCCGCAGGCTCAAGCGGGGACGCGGGCCGAACGTGTCACGGCCCGCGTGATGTCAGATGGCGTCGCGTGTCAGTAGAGGTGGATGTATGCGTTGCAGTGCCCGAGGCCGCCGAGCGATTTGCGCTGGATCTTGATGTAGGGCTTGCGGGCGATGTCTACCCCGCCCATGTTGGGGCGCCAGGTGAAGTCGTCGTCCTGGTCTCGGAACCATGACTCGGACGTGAAGGTGGTTCTCCCACCGTCTGCCCGGTAGTGGACGGTTGTCGACGAGAGCTTGTCGTAGCCGCCCGTCTCGTAGGCATGCACGCTGTTGAGATAGCTCCACTTGCCGCGGATCGTGTATGTCGCGTCGATTTTCAGGTCGTTGCACGTGGTGGAGCCTGTAGAGGCGGCGACGTCGCTGACGTGAAGCGTCTTCGTCGGCTGGTGGGCCGCGACTGAGGGGGCGGCCGCAAAGGCAGGGAGGCTTGCGGTGAGGGCCGCGATTGTGGCAGTGAGAGCGAGACGGGTGGGGCGCATCAATCCTCCTTGAAGGGATGTTTCTGTTCCCGGTTCTTGAGCAGCTCCGACCGGCATTCGTCGCGTGCTTGGGGCCCGCCGGCTGCCTATTCGGCTGGGCAGACAGAGCTTGACGGCACGGCACAGGTGTGGGCAACAGCGATGTCTGTCCCGGACAGTCGGTTGTATGTCCGGCCTGGTCAGTGCGTTGTCCGGATCCTGTCCGGGCAGCTGGCGCGGGACCGCGGGTTGTCGGGATCAAAGCCAGTTGCCTGGCGCATATACGGCGGCCTGGGCCGCCCCCGCCCAGTCCGTGTAGCAGCGCCGACTTGCAGGGTCCAGAAAGGACAACCAGGTCAGGTGTCCGCCGGGGCGAACTGGGCGTAGAGCGCGTCGGCCAGGGCGTTGGCAGCGAGGAGGTCCAGGTTCCGGCTCATGACGAACGCCGGAGTGTTCGCGTAGCCGTCCATCAGCTGACGCCGCGCGGAACTGGTCCGCTCGGCGATGTGGGCGGAAGGCCGGTAACCGGTGGGCACGGTGCCCTGCCTGGGCCTGCCGCACCCAGGCAGCAGAGGTCCTGGTTGCTCCCCCCTGACCTGCGCAACCTTGGTGGAGCACAACATCACCGGACCGAGAGGAAGGGAGTCCGCCATGGCCGGGACCGCTGGCGCGCACCAAGCCGACCAGACCGGGAGCACCGAGACCGCTCGAAGCGGCCGAACCCCTGAGAACGCCGACGTGGTCGGCATGTGGGTGACCGCGGACGGTCACATCCGTCAGGAACTGCTGCCGGACGGCCGCTACGACGAGGCCCGGGGCACCCGGCCCAGCGCGTTCACGGGCCGGTACACGGTGACCGGCAGTCATCTGGACTACGTCGACGGCACCGGCTTCACAGCCACGGGCGACATCCGGGACGGAGTGCTCTACCACGAGCACCTCGTGCTGTACCGCGAGGAGAAGCCCTCGTGACGGAGCACGGGACCGTGGTCCGCACCGCCGCCGGATATGTAGCTCGCCGGACTGTGTGCTCCGGCTCCGCCAGCCCCCGCCGGATGAAGTCAGAGCGCGGTGGCCGGTGTGCCCGACCTGGACCAAGGGCTGGCGGGGCCCTGCTCAACACCTCCATGCAGATCGGTGGCGCTGTCGTCCTCCCCTCGTCACCGCGGTCGTCGAAGCCGGGCCGAGGGCGAACGTAGACGACCGTTTGGCGGGCTACGGCCCCAGCACCGTCGTCATCGTCGCCACCGTGATCGTCGGCCTGGGAACCGCACTCCGCACCGGCACTGGCCCGACAGCCACGGCCACTGACGGCGCCCCGTCGCCCGACCGCACAGCATCCGGACGCCCCGCGTCGACGTCCGGCCCCAGCTCACCAAGGAACACACCATGACATCCGCAATTCTGTCCACCGAAGCCGCCGAGTTCGCCGGAAAGGCCGCCCTCGTCACAGGGGCCGCGCGCGGCGTGGGCAAGGAAACGGTGGCTCTCCTCCATGCCCGCGGCGCACGCGTCGTCGCCGTCGATGTCCGGCCCGAACTCTCCGCCCTGGCCGACGAGTTCCCCGGCGTCGTGACGATGACCGGCGACGTCACGCTGGAAGAGACCGCCATCGGGGCGGTGCGATCGGTCGTCGACGCCTTCGGCGGACTGGACATCCTGGTCAACAACGCCGGACGCACCCTGAACAAGGCCATCACCGAGACCACCGCCGAAGACTGGGACACCGTGATGGCGGTCAACGCCCGCGGCTCCTTCTTCTTCGCCCGCGAAGCCTTCCAGGCCATGAAGGAGCGCGGCGGCGGAGCCATCGTCAGCACCGGCTCCTACGTATGCACCGTCGGCCTGCCTCAAGGCGCCGTCTACAGCGCCTCGAAGGGCGCTCTGGCCCAGCTGACCAAGGTGCTCGCCGTCGAGGGTGGCTCCCTGGGCATCCGCGCCAACCTCGTCGCCGCGGGCGTCGTCGAGACCGACTTCCTCGACACCTTCCGCTCCGACAGCCGCGCCTACCTCGCATCCTTCGCCGATGCACACCCGATCGGCCGTGTGGCACAGCCTCCGGAGATCGCCGAGGTCCTGTGCTTCCTCGCCTCACCACGGTCCAGTTTCGTCACGGGCGCCGTGGTCGCCGCCGACGGCGGCTTCACCGCAGCCTAACTAATGCCGCATCAGGCAACGTCTGCCTGCCATCGCTGCGCTGAGTCACCTGCGTAACCGCTTCTGAGTGAACGTCCGCGGTGGCTTGGCGCGCCGTGGGGGTGGCCGGGGGCCCGACGGGTGACGATTCAGGTCGTATGTGCCGTTCCG
This Streptomyces decoyicus DNA region includes the following protein-coding sequences:
- a CDS encoding MmyB family transcriptional regulator: MPTGYRPSAHIAERTSSARRQLMDGYANTPAFVMSRNLDLLAANALADALYAQFAPADT
- a CDS encoding Atu4866 domain-containing protein; the protein is MWVTADGHIRQELLPDGRYDEARGTRPSAFTGRYTVTGSHLDYVDGTGFTATGDIRDGVLYHEHLVLYREEKPS
- a CDS encoding SDR family NAD(P)-dependent oxidoreductase codes for the protein MTSAILSTEAAEFAGKAALVTGAARGVGKETVALLHARGARVVAVDVRPELSALADEFPGVVTMTGDVTLEETAIGAVRSVVDAFGGLDILVNNAGRTLNKAITETTAEDWDTVMAVNARGSFFFAREAFQAMKERGGGAIVSTGSYVCTVGLPQGAVYSASKGALAQLTKVLAVEGGSLGIRANLVAAGVVETDFLDTFRSDSRAYLASFADAHPIGRVAQPPEIAEVLCFLASPRSSFVTGAVVAADGGFTAA